The Hirundo rustica isolate bHirRus1 chromosome 29, bHirRus1.pri.v3, whole genome shotgun sequence genome window below encodes:
- the LOC120764309 gene encoding scale keratin-like, with amino-acid sequence MSCYDLCPPKTSADLCPPRTSVAVPQPIAESCNELCARQCPDSSAFIQPPPVVVTFPGPILSSFPQQAVVGSSGAPAFGGSLGLGGLYGAGATQASGGLCTFGRAYAAPACSPCALPRYSKKLWDTCGPC; translated from the coding sequence ATGTCCTGCTACGACCTGTGCCCCCCCAAGACCAGCGCGGACCTGTGCCCGCCCAGGACCAGCgtggctgtgccccagcccatCGCTGAGAGCTGCAACGAGCTGTGCGCCCGCCAGTGCCCCGACTCTTCGGCTTTCATCCAGCCTCCGCCCGTGGTGGTCACCTTCCCCGggcccatcctcagctccttcccccagcaagCCGTGGTGGGCTCCTCCGGAGCACCGGCCTTTGgcggctccctggggctgggcggCCTCTACGGCGCCGGCGCCACCCAGGCCTCGGGCGGCCTCTGCACCTTTGGCAGAGCCTACGCTGCTCCCGCCTGCAGCCCTTGCGCCTTGCCCCGCTACAGCAAGAAGCTCTGGGACACCTGCGGGCCCTGCTAG